One Myxococcales bacterium genomic window carries:
- a CDS encoding aldehyde dehydrogenase family protein, which translates to MLQETYPYYLGSEPQTPNTDLDIIDKYTGKVATRVPLADPAAIDKAIGLAVGAEKAMREFPAYARRDVLNHCANRFEERAEELALALCIEAGKPIKDSRGEVTRLIETFRIGAEEATRIYGEVIPMDNTPRAANYTGMWKRVPVGAASFISPFNFPLNLAAHKVAPAIAAGCPFVMKPASATPIGALIIGEVLAETDLPKGAFSILPARRDGADLFTTDDRLKLLSFTGSPGVGWALKAKSGKKKVVLELGGNDGLCGYPIDKIRENLSGMIDAILISGANVLLVGMVLPPNYGRRYTRAFEQLFVQVAAKFNVPFLPFLLEGVATGDALLQRDGMHPTPEAQVLLLDDLWPQLEDLLTPDDSVN; encoded by the coding sequence ATGCTCCAAGAAACCTACCCCTACTATCTCGGCAGTGAGCCGCAGACCCCCAACACCGATCTCGACATCATTGACAAATACACGGGCAAAGTGGCGACCCGGGTGCCGCTCGCCGATCCCGCGGCCATAGACAAGGCGATCGGGCTGGCGGTCGGCGCGGAAAAGGCGATGCGCGAATTTCCCGCCTATGCGCGTCGGGACGTGCTCAATCACTGCGCGAATCGTTTCGAAGAAAGAGCCGAAGAACTCGCCCTGGCCCTGTGCATCGAAGCCGGCAAGCCGATCAAAGATTCCCGAGGCGAGGTCACCCGATTGATCGAAACGTTCCGCATCGGGGCCGAAGAAGCGACGCGGATCTACGGCGAAGTCATACCGATGGACAATACCCCCCGCGCGGCGAACTACACAGGGATGTGGAAGCGGGTTCCGGTGGGCGCGGCATCGTTCATCAGTCCCTTCAACTTTCCACTCAACCTCGCCGCACACAAAGTGGCGCCGGCCATCGCGGCGGGATGCCCGTTCGTGATGAAGCCCGCGAGCGCAACACCCATCGGGGCCTTGATCATTGGAGAGGTGTTGGCGGAGACCGATCTGCCCAAGGGGGCCTTCTCGATTTTGCCCGCGCGCCGGGACGGTGCGGATCTCTTCACCACCGACGATCGGCTGAAGCTGCTCTCCTTTACCGGTTCCCCGGGAGTCGGCTGGGCGCTCAAGGCCAAGTCGGGCAAAAAGAAGGTCGTGCTCGAACTCGGGGGCAACGACGGTCTTTGTGGCTACCCTATCGACAAGATTCGCGAGAACCTGTCAGGTATGATTGATGCCATCCTGATATCCGGTGCTAATGTCCTACTGGTTGGTATGGTGTTACCGCCGAACTACGGCCGCCGTTATACCAGAGCCTTTGAACAGCTGTTCGTCCAGGTGGCTGCAAAGTTCAACGTGCCCTTTCTACCATTTCTGCTTGAAGGCGTGGCCACGGGCGACGCTTTGTTGCAGCGAGACGGCATGCATCCGACGCCGGAAGCCCAGGTATTACTATTGGACGACTTGTGGCCTCAGCTAGAGGACTTGCTGACACCTGACGATTCAGTCAACTAA
- a CDS encoding acetolactate synthase large subunit — protein sequence MKASDVFVKCLEIEGVTRIFGVPGEENADFMMSLTESDQIQFILTRHEQGAAFMAEVHGRLTGQPGICLGTLGPGATNLITGVADSNMDRSPMVVLTGQADSKRQHKESHQAMDVVSMFKPVTKWAHSILHPDNIPEVLRKAFKLAKQEKPGACHVELAEDIAAMETDAEPIASQRVRRAVPADKIVDEAFDMIAAAKRPIILAGNGTIRKRASVQLRHFVEKTGIGVVSTFMAKGCVDMDSEQCLYTVGLQSKDHATCAIDAADVVICLGYDMVEYHPRLWNANTDHKLIHIDFLPAEVDENYRVDVEIVGDLAHTLWMLNERFDALGSLPKYDLKYQAAARREMAADLAEHSEDDAVGAIKPQKALWDARQVLGPKDILLSDVGAHKMWIARHFQCHEPNTCLIPNGFCSMGFALPGAISAAMVFPDRRILAVCGDAGFLMNVQDMETAKRYNTTLTAMIWEDHAYGLIKWKQDNQFGRHTELDFDNPDWMKLAAAFGWQGIYVDKSTELVAALEKTFQTPGPSLLVIPIDYRENNLLTERLGNIACPI from the coding sequence ATGAAGGCTTCCGATGTATTCGTGAAGTGTCTCGAAATCGAGGGCGTGACGCGGATTTTTGGCGTTCCCGGCGAAGAAAATGCTGACTTCATGATGTCCCTGACCGAATCGGATCAGATTCAGTTCATCTTGACGCGGCACGAACAGGGCGCCGCCTTCATGGCCGAGGTGCACGGCAGGCTCACGGGTCAGCCGGGGATCTGCCTCGGCACCCTCGGTCCCGGTGCGACGAACCTGATCACCGGTGTGGCGGATTCAAATATGGACCGATCGCCCATGGTGGTGTTGACCGGGCAGGCGGATAGCAAGCGCCAGCACAAGGAAAGTCACCAGGCCATGGACGTGGTCAGCATGTTCAAGCCCGTCACCAAGTGGGCCCACTCGATCCTCCACCCGGACAATATTCCCGAGGTGCTCCGCAAGGCGTTCAAGCTCGCGAAGCAGGAAAAGCCCGGGGCCTGTCACGTGGAACTGGCGGAGGACATCGCCGCGATGGAGACCGACGCCGAACCCATTGCCTCCCAGCGGGTTCGCCGGGCAGTCCCCGCAGACAAGATCGTGGACGAAGCTTTCGACATGATCGCGGCTGCAAAGCGGCCGATCATTCTCGCGGGCAATGGAACGATTCGAAAACGCGCGAGCGTCCAGCTGCGACACTTCGTGGAAAAGACAGGCATTGGTGTGGTCAGCACCTTCATGGCCAAGGGTTGTGTGGACATGGACTCCGAGCAATGTCTTTACACCGTCGGGCTTCAGTCGAAGGACCATGCAACCTGCGCCATAGACGCCGCGGACGTGGTCATCTGCCTCGGCTACGACATGGTCGAGTATCACCCGCGACTCTGGAACGCGAACACCGATCACAAGCTGATCCACATCGATTTTCTGCCGGCGGAAGTCGACGAAAACTATCGCGTGGATGTCGAGATCGTCGGAGACCTTGCCCACACTTTGTGGATGTTGAACGAGCGCTTCGACGCCCTGGGTTCTCTTCCGAAGTACGATTTGAAGTACCAGGCGGCTGCGCGACGGGAGATGGCGGCCGATCTCGCAGAACACAGCGAGGACGACGCAGTGGGGGCGATCAAGCCGCAGAAGGCGCTGTGGGATGCGCGCCAGGTGCTCGGGCCGAAGGATATCCTGCTCTCGGACGTCGGTGCCCACAAAATGTGGATCGCTCGACACTTCCAATGTCACGAACCCAATACGTGTCTCATCCCGAACGGCTTCTGTTCGATGGGCTTTGCCCTGCCCGGCGCGATCTCGGCCGCGATGGTCTTTCCCGATCGGCGCATTCTCGCCGTGTGTGGAGACGCGGGGTTCTTGATGAACGTGCAGGACATGGAAACCGCCAAACGCTACAACACGACCCTCACGGCGATGATCTGGGAAGATCACGCCTACGGCTTGATCAAGTGGAAGCAGGACAACCAATTTGGTCGTCACACCGAACTCGACTTCGACAACCCAGACTGGATGAAGCTCGCCGCTGCGTTCGGTTGGCAGGGTATCTATGTGGACAAGAGCACCGAGCTGGTCGCGGCTCTCGAGAAAACGTTCCAGACCCCCGGTCCGAGCTTGCTGGTGATCCCGATCGACTACCGAGAGAACAATCTACTTACCGAACGGTTGGGAAACATCGCCTGCCCGATCTAA
- a CDS encoding M48 family metallopeptidase, with amino-acid sequence MERETWRRADVSAMPRWQRHAAVRGSLTRKISAAGADSCYVRQVAIGNQELEVLIKRSRRKTMVLYVSPDMPVELRVPLKCPWLEIDAFLESRLGWIEQARKELADVPCVEKPRFIDGSVHRYLGSDYSLMLVRGKPNLVEQLQDAIVVRCMKPESESLIARHLNQWYRLQANRLFPIRIENCLKLFSQPIPYRKMTTRKMKARWGSCSGNGEICLNSMLVQMPTDAIDFVIAHELCHLRHFAHNKSFYRLLSTVMPDWREREKLLEFS; translated from the coding sequence GTGGAAAGAGAAACATGGCGACGCGCCGATGTCTCCGCCATGCCACGGTGGCAGCGCCACGCAGCAGTGAGAGGCTCCCTGACCCGAAAGATCTCCGCGGCAGGTGCTGATTCCTGCTATGTGCGCCAGGTAGCTATCGGCAACCAGGAACTTGAAGTACTAATAAAGCGAAGCCGTCGTAAAACAATGGTGCTGTATGTGTCTCCCGACATGCCAGTTGAGTTGCGCGTTCCATTGAAATGTCCCTGGCTCGAGATCGATGCTTTCCTGGAGTCGAGGTTGGGCTGGATTGAACAAGCTCGCAAAGAACTGGCCGATGTTCCGTGTGTGGAAAAGCCGCGGTTTATTGATGGGTCTGTTCACCGTTATCTCGGTTCCGACTACTCATTAATGCTTGTTCGTGGAAAACCGAACCTCGTAGAACAGCTTCAGGATGCTATTGTTGTACGTTGCATGAAACCGGAAAGTGAATCGCTGATAGCGCGTCACCTGAACCAGTGGTATCGCTTGCAGGCGAATAGACTATTCCCCATTCGAATCGAGAATTGTTTGAAGTTGTTCAGCCAGCCAATACCCTACAGGAAAATGACAACGCGCAAGATGAAAGCTCGCTGGGGTAGTTGCTCAGGCAATGGTGAAATATGCCTGAATTCGATGCTGGTACAAATGCCCACTGACGCCATCGACTTTGTGATAGCGCATGAATTGTGTCATTTGCGCCATTTTGCCCATAACAAATCGTTTTATCGGTTGCTGTCTACCGTGATGCCGGATTGGAGAGAACGCGAGAAGTTGTTAGAGTTTTCTTAG